The Salvia splendens isolate huo1 chromosome 21, SspV2, whole genome shotgun sequence genome includes a window with the following:
- the LOC121785492 gene encoding BTB/POZ domain-containing protein At1g55760-like — protein sequence MSDSAYRVETTSRLAQWRIENLASCTYRKSDPFKIGIWNWHMSIEKSRSLMVKLYPEISNVSRENPPIASFIIRAISSVGDRKCLLHPEVTDKQLKTNDDFVWSIEVPFTGKFIIDVEFLDLKTASPHGSEPCSIWGEGASMLTGTALTSLGRMLSESIHTDIVINASDGSISAHRAVLASRSPVFRSMFSHDLREKGLSSVDISDMSIEASTALLNYIYGSIRNDEFMTHRLPLLRAADKYDISDLKEACHQSLLEDIDTTNVLERFQNASLYQLTQLKSSCMRYLVKFGKIFEIRDDFNVFLQCADRELIGEVLQEILGAWKGF from the exons ATGAGTGACTCTGCTTACAGAGTTGAAACGACGTCGCGTCTCGCCCAATGGCGGATCGAAAATCTGGCTTCCTGCACTTACCGAAAATCCGATCCTTTCAAGATCGGAATCTGGAATTG GCATATGTCGATTGAGAAGAGCCGGAGCTTGATGGTGAAGTTGTATCCGGAGATATCGAATGTGAGCAGAGAGAATCCTCCGATTGCATCATTCATAATCAGAGCGATTTCCTCTGTTGGAGATCGCAAGTGTTTGCTTCATCCAG AGGTTACTGATAAGCAGCTCAAGACCAACGATGACTTCGTCTGGTCTATCGAGGTTCCCTTCACCGGAAAATTCATCATCGACGTTGAGTTTCTCGACCTCAAAACTGCATCTCCACAC GGAAGTGAGCCTTGCTCCATTTGGGGTGAAGGAGCATCTATGTTGACAGGAACGGCTCTCACATCGCTGGGTCGGATGCTATCCGAGAGTATCCACACGGACATTGTGATCAACGCCTCAGACGGAAGCATCTCAGCGCATCGCGCAGTGCTGGCCTCAAGGTCTCCCGTGTTCCGCAGCATGTTCTCACATGATCTGAGGGAGAAGGGGCTCTCATCCGTCGACATATCGGACATGTCAATCGAGGCCTCCACAGCCCTCCTCAACTACATCTACGGGAGCATAAGGAACGACGAGTTCATGACCCACAGGCTGCCTCTTCTTCGAGCAGCTGACAAGTACGACATATCGGATCTGAAAGAGGCCTGCCACCAGAGCCTGCTCGAGGACATTGACACAACCAACGTTCTCGAGAGGTTCCAGAACGCCTCGCTTTACCAGCTCACGCAGCTGAAGAGCAGCTGCATGAGGTATCTGGTAAAGTTTGGGAAGATATTTGAGATTAGAGATGATTTCAATGTGTTTCTGCAGTGTGCAGATAGAGAATTGATTGGTGAAGTATTGCAAGAAATACTTGGGGCGTGGAAGGGATTCTGA